Sequence from the Terriglobia bacterium genome:
AAGGGCGGCAGGGCCGAGGCGCTGGTCCTCGTGTTGGCGGACGTCACCGAGCGTCGCCGCCTCCAGGCCCAGCTCGCGCAGGCGGAGAAGATGTCGAGCCTCGGCGAGATGATCTCCGGCATCGCCCACGAGTTGAACAACCCGCTTTCGTCGGTGCTCGGCTACTCGCAGCTCGCATGCCGCGACGCTCGGGAACCGAAGCTCGCGGCGAGGATCGAGGTGGTCCACCGCGAGGCTCGGCGCTGCCAGAGGATCGTGCAGAACCTCCTGTCCTTCGCCCGGCGGTACGAGCCCGAGCGCCGGCTGCTGAGCGTCAACGAGGTCGCCGAGTCGGTGATCGGCCTGATGGCGTACCAGTTCCGCGTGAGCGATGTCCGGATCGAGAAGGACCTCGGGCGCGACGTCCCGACCATCGTCGGAGATCCCCACCAACTCCAGCAGGCCGTGCTGAACCTCGTGAGCAACGCCTATCAAGCGATCCGGGGAGCCGGCCGCGGCGGGGTCATCACCGTCCGAACCCGCCAGCCCAGGACGGGATGGGTCTCGCTCGAGGTGGAGGACGACGGACCCGGTATCCCCGAGACCGTTCGATCCCGCATCTTCGAGCCTTTCTTCACCACGAAGCCGCCGGGACAGGGGACTGGGCTCGGGCTTTCGCTCGTTGAGGGCGCCGTCGAGGCCCATGGCGGACGGGTCTCCCTCGACACGGGGGAGGGACACGGCGCGAGGTTCCTGGTGGAGCTGCCCGTCGGCACCGAGCGAGTGGCGGCCGGCGAGTTGCCCCGTGTCGAGGAGGCGGCGGGGCAAGACGTCTCCGCGCGAATCCTCGTGGTGGACGACGAGGACTCGGTAGCGCGGCTCATCTGCGAGACGCTCGCCGACGACGGTCACCGGACGGAGCCCGCGCGCGACGGGCGGGAGGCGCTCGATCGTCTCCGGAGCGAGGAGTTCGACCTCGTGGTCGCCGATCTCAGGATGCCCGGCATGGGCGGCGCGTCGCTCTGCGAGGAGATGGAGCGGATGCAGCCCGGCGGGTCCTCGAAGATCTTGCTCACCACCGGCGACACCGTGAGCCGCGAGCCGGAGGCCTTGGCGAGGCGGAAGGGGATTGCGGTGCTGACGAAACCGTTCGATCTCGACGAACTGCGCCGCGCGGTTCGCTCCAGGCTCCGCGCGCGGCGCGAGTCCTGATCTTGCGCCATCTGGTGCTCGGCACCGCCGGCCACATCGACCACGGCAAGAGCGCGCTGGTGCGGGCCCTGACCGGCACCGATCCCGATCGGCTCCAGGAGGAGAAGCTCCGCGGCATCACGATCGACCTCGGCTTCGCCGACCTGGATCTCGGCGACGGGCGGATCCTCTCGTTCGTCGACGTGCCGGGCCACGAGCGCTTCGTGCGCCACATGGTGGCCGGGGCGACCGGGATCGACGCCGTGCTCCTCGCGGTGGCCGCGGACGAGGGGATCAAGCCTCAGACCCGCGAGCACCTGGCGATCTGCTCGCTCCTCGCGATCCGTCACGGGATCGTCGCGTTGACCAAGTTGGATCTCGCGGACGACGACGTGCTCGCGGTCGCGGCGCTGGAGGTCCGGGATTTCGTGGCCGGGACCTTCCTCGAGGGTGCCCCGGTGATCCCTCTGTCCGCGAGGACGGGCGCCGGCCTCGGCCTTCTGCGTGAGGCGCTCCGGGCCCTCTTTGACCAGTTCCCTCCCCGCCCGGCCACCGGCGTTGCGCGGCTCCCCGTGGACCGCTCGTTCGTGCTCAAGGGGTTCGGCACCGTCGTGACCGGGACCCTCGCCTCGGGCTCGCTGAGAGAAGGAGCCGAGGTCGAGATCCTCCCCGGAGGCCGAATCGGACGGGTGCGAGGGCTCCAGGTCCACCACCGTCGCGTCGCCGAGGCGCACGCCGGCCAGCGAACGGCCGTGAACCTCCAGGGCCTCGATTGCGCCGAGGTTCCGAGGGGTTCGACGATCACGACACCCGGCGCGCTTCGCACGACCCGGCGCGCGTGGGCGAGGATCCGGCTGCTCGAGGGTGCCCCGAAGGACATGGGGAGAGGGGGCGTGGCCCGCTTCCACCAGGGGACGTGCGAGCGGGGAGCGCGTCTCAGCCTCCTCGAGACAACGGCGGGAGAAGAACTCGACGTCGAGCTGCGTCTCGACGAGGACACGGTGCTACTCCCCGGCGACCGATTCGTCCTGAGGCGGCCCGCTCCGGTCGATACCGTCGGAGGCGGAATGATCCTGGACGCTCAGCCCCCCGAAAGAAAGGGCCGTCGCGCCGGGTCCGCGGGGCCGGCGCTCGGAGCGCTGGGAGAGGCGCTCCCCGCGCGTCTCGAGCGCGCCGGAGCGCATGGGAAGGCCCGTGACGAGCTCGCCGCCGAGGTGGGGCTGCCTCTATCCGACCTGGACGTCATCGTGGCGCGGCTCACCGGCGAGGGACGCGTCGTCGTCTCCGGCGGGCGGCTCTTCGAAGCCGGCGTCTGGCGAGGCATCGAGGATCGGGCGTTCGAGGTCCTGCGAGCCTTCCATGCCGGGGAGCCGCTGCGGGTCGGGATGCTCCTCGAGGAGGTCCGATCGCGCGTCGCGCGGGACTTCCCGCTCGATGCATGGCGGGCGCTGGTGGACGGATTGAGCGACCGCGGGACGGTTCGCCGGCTCGGGGAGCGTGTGGCGCTCGCGGACCACAGGGTGGTACTGTCAGCAGGGGAACTCGAGATGGTGCGGAGGATCGAGGCCAGGTTCCGCGACGCGTGGCTCGATCCTCCCGACGCGGCCGACGTGGTCCGGGCCGAGGGGGACGACCGGGCCGCCCGGATGCTCGATCTGCTCCAAGCCGACGGTCGCCTGGTTCGCATCAAGGACGGGAGGCTGTTCCACGGGGAAGCGATCGAAGATCTCCGGCGGAAGTTGCGCGACTACGGAAAGCGGTCGCGCACGATCGACGTCGCGTCGTTCAAGGAGTTGGCCGGCGTCACCCGGAAGAACGCGATCCCGCTGCTGGAGCATCTCGACGCCGAGCGCGCGACGCGCCGCATCGGCAACGCGAGGGAGATCTTGATCGGTTAAGCGGGCGGCGCGAGCGGGAACGGCGCCGCGGGAGCCTACGATGGGAAGCTTGGGCTGGCCCGAAATCCTCCTCATCGCCTTGGTGATCGTCCTCCTGTTCGGTGCGCGCAAGCTCCCGGAAATCGGTCGGGGGCTCGGCGAGGGCATCCGCAGCTTCCGCTCCGCGATGCGCGGCGACGACGACCAGGGGAAGGGCGGCCCGAAAGACGATGCCGGGGGCGCCGGCAAGTAGTGCCCCCCCGCGCGACGCGAGCCGCGCAGCAGGTGCTCGCGCGGCAGCGGGAGGCTGCGGAACGGCTGAAGCGCGAGGTCCTCGGCGCAGACGGATCCCTCGGCCACCCTTATTTCCGTGGGCTGAATCGGAGGATTCGCCGACGACCGGTAGCGGCGACGCTCGCGGACCTCGAGCGCGCTTGCGCCTCGGCCGGTGTCGTCTGGATCGGCGATTTCCACGCGCTTCCCTCGTGCCAGCGCTTCGCCGCGGACCTGCTCGTGTCGCTTCGAGCTGCGGGCGGGCTCGCGCTGGGGGTCGAGTTCGTCTACACCCGCCAACAGGGTCTGCTCGACCGGAGGCAGGCCGGCTCGCTGGACGACGCGGCTTTCCTGAAGCGGATCCACTACCGTGAAGAGTGGGGGTACCCGTGGGAAGGGTATCGAGATCTTCTGGACCGCGCGCGGTCCCTCCACGTCCCGGTGTTCGCGCTGGACGCGCCTCCACGCCGGGGGTTCGAGGGTTTGGCTCGGCGCGACGAGCACGCGTCGCGCCGCATCGCCGCGATCGCCGCGGAGGATCCGCGTCGGCAGATCGCCGTTCTGTTCGGCGAATCGCACCTCGCCCCGACGCACCTCCCGGCCCGTGTGCGCGCGCGGTTGGCTCGGCGCGGGATCGGCCGCCGGGAAGTGACGGTCTTCCAGGACCCGGATCCCGCGTACTGGCAGTTCCTGCGCGAAGGCGCGCCCGTCCCCGCGGTCGCCCGATTCGACGCCGGCGGCTTCGCCGTGTTCCACACCACCCCCCTCGCCAAGTACGAGGCGTACCGGCAGGTCCTCGAGCGCTGGCGGGAAGACGTTCCCCCGGACGAGGAGGTGGACCTGACGCCGGCGGTCCACCACCTCATCGGCGTGCTGCTCGGCTGGCTCGGAATCGATCCTCGGAAACGACGGGTGCGACACGGCGCGGGATGGGAGGAGGACCTGGCGGACACGTTTCCCGAGGTGTACAGCGGTCCCGAGGCAAGGGAGCTGATCGGGCCGATCCTCGAGGAGCACGGACGCTCGCGGGAGGAGGTGCGCGAGGCCCGCACGCTCCTCGCCTCGCAGGGCGCCGTCTACGAGGCGAGGTCCAACACCCTCTTCCTCGTTCGCTATCTTCCGGGGCGAGCCGCGGGAGAGGGGGCGAGGTTCCTCCGGGCGGTCCTCTCCGGGCGGCTGTTCGCGGCGGCCGACGGCGGCCCAGCGGATTCGCTGGCGCGTGCGTACGGCTCGGTCTTCAACGAGGCGCTGGCGGGCCTCGGCGCCCGGCTCGTCGACCCGGCGAGCAGCGCGGCAGGGGGCCAGGCCACGGGAGAAGTTGCCGCGTTCGCGGGAGCGGTCCTTCGACACGCGGATGGGGCGGGCATTCGCACTCGCTGGATGGAGGAGCACCGGCGGTTCGAAACTACAAGGGGCTCGAGGATCCCGGCGGAGCTGCTTGGACCGCTGCGGAGCTCGCGCGAAACTCGTCGAGCGCTCGCCCGGGACCTCGGGCAAAGGCTGGGCGCGGTGTTGTTCGAAGGGGTTCGGTCGGGACGGCTCGGCCCGAGGGATCTGAGACGCTTGTTCTCGAGGAAGCTCGACCCTTCGAAAGCTCAGCGCGTCGTGATCGGATTGCTGCGGGGCGAGAGCGGCTGCTGAAACGTAGCGTCGAAGACAAAAACGCGGAGGCCGCGCCGAACCTCGCGGCCTCCGCTCCGGGACCCAGAGGGGGTCAGGGCCTCGGACCTTCCCAGACGATGAACGCGGTTCTCATCAATTCGCTCCTCGATCCAGTAGCGGGTTCTCAGTCGCCTTCGACGAGAACGGAGTCGCCCCAGAGCGCCTGGTCG
This genomic interval carries:
- a CDS encoding response regulator, coding for MEPTRPDGSDRIAGPDWSRLIRVTSADAALEAIAAGFDDPESLDLVLSAPGDGAPELARHRGHAAFDDLGGRRHEARVGGRPEWTLSVRRAGGTVPGALEVERAAAALAAWRSARVEITRGEQKLRARARELDMLQDLGRSASAARTWDALFREAATVLQEGTGADLLVAAHALAGEAEVRVFLARPVTDEVIESLATEAAAAAALPRELPVRVSTERLPGFDGSHALRRASSERPAAAFVPLERRGRTAAALGILPSEPAGERMLRLFFGVANQVALHLERILAVMEAEQDRFRSILDSMPQAVILADRSLRVIQANRAAAAFLGRLAPAGGDGRVPRVGDLDLSPLAADVLERGLTPLEQEARLEGGTVLAVTVSALAGKGGRAEALVLVLADVTERRRLQAQLAQAEKMSSLGEMISGIAHELNNPLSSVLGYSQLACRDAREPKLAARIEVVHREARRCQRIVQNLLSFARRYEPERRLLSVNEVAESVIGLMAYQFRVSDVRIEKDLGRDVPTIVGDPHQLQQAVLNLVSNAYQAIRGAGRGGVITVRTRQPRTGWVSLEVEDDGPGIPETVRSRIFEPFFTTKPPGQGTGLGLSLVEGAVEAHGGRVSLDTGEGHGARFLVELPVGTERVAAGELPRVEEAAGQDVSARILVVDDEDSVARLICETLADDGHRTEPARDGREALDRLRSEEFDLVVADLRMPGMGGASLCEEMERMQPGGSSKILLTTGDTVSREPEALARRKGIAVLTKPFDLDELRRAVRSRLRARRES
- a CDS encoding twin-arginine translocase TatA/TatE family subunit, which translates into the protein MGSLGWPEILLIALVIVLLFGARKLPEIGRGLGEGIRSFRSAMRGDDDQGKGGPKDDAGGAGK
- a CDS encoding ChaN family lipoprotein, whose amino-acid sequence is MPPRATRAAQQVLARQREAAERLKREVLGADGSLGHPYFRGLNRRIRRRPVAATLADLERACASAGVVWIGDFHALPSCQRFAADLLVSLRAAGGLALGVEFVYTRQQGLLDRRQAGSLDDAAFLKRIHYREEWGYPWEGYRDLLDRARSLHVPVFALDAPPRRGFEGLARRDEHASRRIAAIAAEDPRRQIAVLFGESHLAPTHLPARVRARLARRGIGRREVTVFQDPDPAYWQFLREGAPVPAVARFDAGGFAVFHTTPLAKYEAYRQVLERWREDVPPDEEVDLTPAVHHLIGVLLGWLGIDPRKRRVRHGAGWEEDLADTFPEVYSGPEARELIGPILEEHGRSREEVREARTLLASQGAVYEARSNTLFLVRYLPGRAAGEGARFLRAVLSGRLFAAADGGPADSLARAYGSVFNEALAGLGARLVDPASSAAGGQATGEVAAFAGAVLRHADGAGIRTRWMEEHRRFETTRGSRIPAELLGPLRSSRETRRALARDLGQRLGAVLFEGVRSGRLGPRDLRRLFSRKLDPSKAQRVVIGLLRGESGC
- the selB gene encoding selenocysteine-specific translation elongation factor encodes the protein MRHLVLGTAGHIDHGKSALVRALTGTDPDRLQEEKLRGITIDLGFADLDLGDGRILSFVDVPGHERFVRHMVAGATGIDAVLLAVAADEGIKPQTREHLAICSLLAIRHGIVALTKLDLADDDVLAVAALEVRDFVAGTFLEGAPVIPLSARTGAGLGLLREALRALFDQFPPRPATGVARLPVDRSFVLKGFGTVVTGTLASGSLREGAEVEILPGGRIGRVRGLQVHHRRVAEAHAGQRTAVNLQGLDCAEVPRGSTITTPGALRTTRRAWARIRLLEGAPKDMGRGGVARFHQGTCERGARLSLLETTAGEELDVELRLDEDTVLLPGDRFVLRRPAPVDTVGGGMILDAQPPERKGRRAGSAGPALGALGEALPARLERAGAHGKARDELAAEVGLPLSDLDVIVARLTGEGRVVVSGGRLFEAGVWRGIEDRAFEVLRAFHAGEPLRVGMLLEEVRSRVARDFPLDAWRALVDGLSDRGTVRRLGERVALADHRVVLSAGELEMVRRIEARFRDAWLDPPDAADVVRAEGDDRAARMLDLLQADGRLVRIKDGRLFHGEAIEDLRRKLRDYGKRSRTIDVASFKELAGVTRKNAIPLLEHLDAERATRRIGNAREILIG